From Enterococcus mundtii, the proteins below share one genomic window:
- a CDS encoding sigma 54-interacting transcriptional regulator, with product MNERQEEILDLLTENHKGLTATDVAKQLEIDRSNASRYLSDLYKAHYIVKSTGRPVVYSMPPKKTASDKVHVDASTQVTFETLVGENESLKVSIQQAKAAILYPPRGLHTIIFGETGTGKSMFAECMYHFAIDSEMLSPDAPFISFNCADYAQNPQLLFGHIFGIKKGAYTGATQDSQGLMAKADGGILFLDEIHRLPPEGQEMLFTFIDKGVYRPLGESAQVHEASVQIIGATTESSESFLTTFNRRIPMAITLPNLASRSLDERYEIISLFIKQEANRLNQRIDIEKEAILAFMLYDAEGNIGQVKRDLKLVCAKSFLHYRMHQEEKLVIRKEELSLQVQKGLLRIKEVPERLDRFMDSKSQYLTFEPGFADVVWSRDPERNMQVYNDIEEKVMSLSESGGENIDLEALISKDVDAYFQTYVKELTKSTIPKDLLPEDIWRLTNELYDVAEKRLDRIYNQKARFAFALHLQSTLDRVKDGHMIVHPDLNNIRKKFKKEFQVAIDLSTIIEEDQQVEIPFDEIGFISMFLSINLGESEPVKENKVDVLVLMHGRQTASSMLEMAQALLGTTIGQAFNMPLEMEVQSMYEEVLKYVKNRQSNLTNGLILLTDMGSLNTFSDLIYEETGIRTKAITMTSTMIVIEAIRMANVGRSLEDIYQSIQMSFESIVKDQFKIEKQELNERKKAVIVTCFTGEGVAAKLYQRIVPVINQDKVEVIQMQFLERESFKRHIDALLEEYEIKAIAGTVEVDYQNIPFFSAYDVFDDEKLNTLKRIADDEVPTAKIVDSLKDSLNAISSVERLIQALQKAIQQIQTDLSIIVEPGVDTGIVIHVAFLIDGLIKHEKLRTFDDFPIFAKMYRLEMDIVRTNLIGIERKYGVKIPEHEIAFITQMFIENKIKK from the coding sequence ATGAACGAAAGACAGGAAGAAATCTTGGATTTACTTACGGAAAATCATAAAGGATTGACAGCAACAGATGTTGCGAAGCAATTAGAGATTGATCGTAGTAATGCAAGCCGTTATCTAAGTGATTTATATAAAGCGCATTACATCGTGAAAAGCACTGGCAGACCTGTAGTTTATTCTATGCCTCCCAAAAAAACAGCTTCAGATAAAGTTCATGTGGACGCTTCTACACAAGTCACTTTTGAAACCTTAGTAGGGGAGAATGAATCATTAAAAGTAAGTATCCAACAGGCAAAAGCAGCGATCTTATATCCGCCAAGAGGATTGCATACGATTATATTTGGGGAGACAGGAACTGGAAAATCGATGTTTGCTGAATGTATGTACCATTTTGCAATCGATTCGGAAATGCTTTCCCCAGATGCCCCCTTTATTTCATTTAATTGTGCGGATTATGCGCAAAACCCACAGTTGTTGTTTGGGCATATCTTCGGAATAAAAAAAGGTGCCTATACAGGTGCAACACAAGATAGCCAAGGTTTGATGGCTAAAGCAGATGGGGGGATCTTATTTTTAGATGAGATCCATCGCTTACCTCCAGAAGGGCAAGAGATGCTCTTCACGTTTATCGACAAAGGGGTTTATCGCCCATTAGGGGAGAGCGCACAAGTCCATGAGGCGTCTGTTCAGATCATTGGAGCAACGACAGAATCATCTGAAAGTTTTTTGACGACATTTAACCGCAGGATACCTATGGCAATCACTTTGCCAAATCTTGCCTCTCGTTCATTAGATGAGCGGTATGAAATCATTTCCTTGTTTATCAAGCAAGAAGCCAATCGCTTGAATCAACGGATCGATATTGAAAAAGAAGCGATTTTAGCTTTTATGCTATACGACGCAGAGGGAAATATCGGGCAAGTAAAACGTGACCTGAAATTAGTCTGTGCGAAGTCATTCCTTCATTATCGTATGCACCAAGAAGAAAAATTAGTCATTCGAAAAGAAGAGTTATCCCTGCAAGTCCAAAAAGGATTATTACGAATCAAAGAAGTCCCTGAACGATTAGATCGCTTCATGGATAGTAAGAGTCAATATTTGACGTTTGAGCCAGGATTCGCTGATGTGGTTTGGTCTAGGGACCCAGAAAGAAACATGCAAGTGTACAATGACATTGAAGAAAAGGTGATGTCGCTTTCTGAATCGGGTGGCGAAAATATTGATCTTGAAGCGTTGATCTCGAAAGATGTCGATGCCTATTTTCAAACGTACGTCAAAGAATTGACGAAAAGTACGATTCCTAAAGATTTACTTCCAGAAGACATCTGGCGTTTGACAAATGAGCTATATGATGTCGCTGAGAAACGATTAGATCGAATCTATAACCAAAAAGCACGCTTTGCGTTTGCCTTACATTTGCAAAGTACATTAGATCGTGTCAAAGATGGTCACATGATCGTTCATCCTGACTTGAATAATATACGAAAGAAGTTCAAAAAAGAATTTCAAGTTGCGATCGATTTATCTACGATCATTGAAGAAGATCAACAAGTAGAGATCCCATTTGATGAAATTGGTTTTATCAGTATGTTTTTATCGATCAATCTCGGAGAAAGTGAGCCAGTCAAAGAAAATAAAGTCGACGTGTTAGTCTTGATGCACGGCCGACAAACTGCTTCAAGTATGTTGGAGATGGCACAAGCTTTACTCGGAACAACGATCGGTCAAGCGTTCAATATGCCATTAGAGATGGAAGTTCAATCCATGTATGAAGAAGTATTGAAATATGTAAAAAATCGTCAAAGCAATTTAACAAATGGCTTGATTCTACTGACTGATATGGGTTCACTGAATACATTCAGCGATTTGATCTATGAAGAGACGGGGATACGTACAAAAGCAATCACAATGACCAGTACCATGATCGTCATCGAAGCAATCCGGATGGCAAATGTTGGTAGAAGCTTAGAAGATATCTACCAAAGTATCCAAATGTCTTTTGAATCGATTGTCAAAGATCAATTTAAAATCGAAAAGCAGGAATTGAACGAACGGAAAAAAGCAGTGATCGTAACTTGTTTTACTGGAGAAGGAGTGGCCGCAAAACTGTATCAACGAATCGTACCCGTTATCAATCAGGATAAAGTTGAAGTGATCCAAATGCAGTTTTTGGAACGTGAATCATTTAAACGCCACATTGATGCGTTATTGGAAGAATATGAGATCAAGGCGATTGCCGGAACTGTTGAGGTAGATTATCAAAATATTCCATTCTTCTCTGCCTATGACGTATTCGATGATGAAAAACTCAATACATTGAAACGTATCGCAGATGACGAAGTTCCGACAGCAAAAATCGTTGATTCGTTAAAAGACTCATTGAATGCGATATCATCTGTTGAGCGTTTGATCCAAGCTTTGCAAAAAGCGATCCAACAAATCCAAACAGACTTATCGATCATCGTTGAACCAGGTGTGGATACGGGAATCGTGATTCATGTTGCTTTTTTGATTGATGGTCTGATCAAACATGAAAAATTACGTACATTTGATGATTTCCCGATTTTTGCAAAAATGTATCGCTTAGAAATGGATATCGTTCGAACGAATTTGATCGGGATCGAACGTAAATATGGTGTGAAAATCCCGGAACATGAGATTGCTTTTATCACACAAATGTTTATAGAAAATAAAATAAAAAAATGA
- a CDS encoding PTS sugar transporter subunit IIB: protein MEKKTIMLVCSAGMSTSLLVTKMQKAAEEKGMEADIFAVSASDADNNLESKNVDVLLLGPQVRFMKAQFEQKLAPKGIPLDVINMQDYGMMNGAKVLEQAEKLMK from the coding sequence ATGGAGAAAAAAACAATCATGTTAGTATGTTCTGCAGGAATGAGTACAAGTTTATTAGTAACAAAAATGCAAAAAGCAGCAGAAGAAAAAGGAATGGAAGCAGATATCTTCGCGGTTTCAGCTTCAGATGCTGACAATAACCTTGAATCAAAAAATGTAGATGTTCTATTATTAGGTCCACAAGTTCGCTTTATGAAAGCACAATTTGAACAAAAATTAGCGCCAAAAGGAATTCCATTGGATGTTATCAACATGCAAGATTATGGCATGATGAACGGTGCAAAAGTACTTGAGCAAGCTGAAAAATTAATGAAATAA
- a CDS encoding PTS lactose/cellobiose transporter subunit IIA, translating into MEDQQNLEAIMGLIMYGGNAKSDAMEAISAAKKGDFDLAEQKIRDAEASLVEAHHSQTQMLTQEAQGNHMQVTLLTVHSQDHLMTSIAFTDLAKEIIDLYRRTYVE; encoded by the coding sequence GTGGAAGATCAACAAAATCTAGAAGCCATCATGGGATTGATCATGTATGGTGGAAATGCAAAAAGCGATGCAATGGAAGCGATTTCTGCGGCAAAAAAAGGAGATTTTGATTTAGCGGAGCAAAAAATCCGCGATGCTGAAGCCTCTCTGGTAGAAGCACATCATTCACAAACTCAAATGCTCACGCAAGAAGCACAAGGAAATCATATGCAAGTAACGCTGTTGACTGTGCATAGTCAAGATCACTTGATGACATCGATCGCATTTACAGACCTTGCAAAAGAAATCATTGATTTATATCGTAGAACTTACGTTGAATAA
- a CDS encoding PTS sugar transporter subunit IIC, protein MNGLTSWMEKYILPVAGRIGAQKHLVALRDAFIGTMPATMAGSVAVMINAIIRDLPQQFISTYADSLAADKGFFAVLNVIIGINGFVWNGTLAIAGLIFAFSWGYNLARAYGVNDLAGGIVGLATLIQGIAFGPSLSAALNVNVPQNVADAINGSEIGATIADGTLSVGLWGWLKLDHLNGNAYFTVMIMGAISVIIFCKLMLANITIKMPDSVPPAVSKAFAAILPATISLYVIAIINYVVGRVADGQLIIDLVQKYIAEPFLGLSQGLGAVLIVTIFVQIFWFFGIHGPNVLAPVLEGIWGQAQLINIDIFQKGYNGKTGTPAVLDAIEDGKAYMWVRGSFDAFAWFGGSGGTIVLLIAILLLSKRADYLTVAKLSIGPGIFNINEPVMFGLPIVLNAIMFIPFLVAPVVATTIGWVATYLGLVAPVSQQVTWVVPPFLLSFLATGADWRAPIVTLVCMVVTFLIWAPFVMSANKMDPAAGEPK, encoded by the coding sequence ATGAATGGATTAACAAGTTGGATGGAAAAATACATCCTTCCAGTTGCCGGAAGAATCGGCGCGCAAAAGCACTTAGTGGCATTGCGTGACGCTTTTATCGGTACGATGCCTGCAACAATGGCTGGATCAGTAGCTGTAATGATCAATGCAATTATTCGTGATTTACCACAGCAATTTATTAGTACGTATGCTGACAGCTTAGCAGCAGACAAAGGTTTTTTTGCCGTATTGAATGTGATCATCGGCATCAATGGGTTCGTCTGGAATGGTACACTAGCAATTGCAGGACTGATTTTTGCCTTTTCATGGGGATATAATTTAGCCCGTGCTTATGGCGTAAATGACTTAGCAGGAGGGATCGTTGGTTTAGCAACGTTGATCCAAGGAATCGCTTTTGGCCCGTCGTTATCAGCTGCATTGAATGTCAATGTTCCACAAAATGTGGCAGATGCGATCAATGGATCGGAAATCGGGGCAACGATTGCTGACGGCACTCTATCAGTTGGTTTATGGGGATGGTTGAAGCTTGATCATTTAAATGGTAACGCCTACTTTACAGTAATGATCATGGGTGCAATCTCTGTTATCATTTTCTGTAAATTGATGCTTGCTAATATCACGATCAAAATGCCTGACTCAGTACCACCCGCAGTTTCTAAAGCATTTGCAGCAATCCTACCAGCAACGATTTCATTATATGTCATCGCTATCATTAATTATGTTGTTGGACGTGTGGCAGATGGTCAACTGATCATTGATTTAGTACAAAAATATATTGCAGAACCTTTCTTGGGCTTATCACAAGGTCTTGGTGCTGTATTGATCGTTACGATCTTCGTTCAGATTTTCTGGTTCTTTGGTATCCATGGTCCGAACGTATTAGCACCAGTATTAGAAGGTATTTGGGGTCAAGCACAATTGATCAACATCGATATCTTCCAAAAGGGTTACAATGGTAAAACAGGAACACCTGCAGTATTAGATGCGATTGAAGATGGTAAAGCGTACATGTGGGTACGTGGCTCATTTGATGCTTTTGCATGGTTTGGTGGGTCAGGTGGAACAATCGTTCTATTGATTGCTATCTTACTATTATCAAAACGTGCTGACTACTTGACTGTAGCAAAACTATCGATTGGACCTGGTATCTTCAATATCAATGAACCAGTCATGTTTGGTTTACCAATCGTCTTGAATGCAATCATGTTTATTCCATTCTTAGTCGCACCAGTTGTTGCGACAACGATTGGTTGGGTGGCAACTTATCTAGGATTAGTCGCACCGGTATCTCAACAAGTGACGTGGGTCGTTCCACCGTTCTTGCTATCGTTCCTTGCAACAGGAGCAGACTGGCGGGCACCGATCGTTACATTAGTATGTATGGTCGTGACCTTCCTGATTTGGGCACCATTTGTGATGTCAGCAAATAAAATGGACCCAGCAGCAGGCGAACCGAAATAA
- a CDS encoding DUF3188 domain-containing protein, which yields MIKNGLFLCSIGSLIILYSLNPGTQQYDIYSMVTGLFFAGLGIYFFLKGKKKEEAKEKKN from the coding sequence ATGATAAAAAATGGATTGTTTTTGTGTAGTATTGGTTCACTGATCATACTATATAGTTTAAATCCGGGAACGCAACAATATGACATTTATAGTATGGTCACTGGATTGTTTTTTGCAGGACTAGGGATTTACTTCTTTTTAAAAGGTAAGAAGAAAGAAGAAGCAAAGGAGAAAAAGAACTAA
- a CDS encoding DUF3284 domain-containing protein, giving the protein MEIIKTLNIPASFFYDKVMDSVLFDVRKATGKSVTRKQLKNLEYVKQFSQNNRARIIIEEVIDNQSYKFRTSTTKNDFVVHYQIKPIDEKSCEVHYTEQMESHGMLQKMNDMILGTMLMYFKKRRFKKMLGMIEESY; this is encoded by the coding sequence ATGGAAATAATTAAAACACTAAATATTCCGGCATCGTTTTTCTATGATAAAGTGATGGATTCTGTTCTTTTTGATGTCCGCAAAGCCACTGGGAAATCAGTGACACGCAAACAATTAAAGAATCTTGAATACGTCAAACAATTCTCTCAAAATAATCGTGCACGCATTATCATTGAGGAAGTCATTGATAACCAATCTTATAAATTTCGTACCTCAACGACTAAAAATGATTTTGTCGTTCATTATCAAATCAAACCAATTGATGAAAAATCGTGTGAAGTCCACTACACGGAACAAATGGAATCACATGGTATGTTGCAGAAAATGAATGATATGATCTTAGGGACGATGTTGATGTATTTTAAAAAGAGACGTTTTAAAAAGATGCTAGGGATGATTGAAGAATCCTATTAA
- a CDS encoding GNAT family N-acetyltransferase, which produces MTNVIKELGNQALEEMYTLATYAFNSQDTDERRERFKMIVENSWNYGFLDPEGHLTSQVMATPFSVNFYGKNYLMAGIGYVASYPEARGQGGINRIMEKILEDCRERNVTLSYLAPFSYPFYRRYGYEQLFDRISYELASRDFPAVKKTTGFMKRTTFEESVDAIRSIYTSMPESSRGGLVREEWWYSYKFKQRKENHYALYYDREGNATGYVVYKLAAPTFVVVEMGYLNHEALKGLMRFIGSHSGAFDSFEYTCGFSGYSKNYLLDNPYAKTTITPYMMGRIVDIEKFMQTYPFQHAINFSIQVTEDPYAKWNEGFFDISYVDGVLEVKKVQQTELPVVSGTIQSMTQLLLGYQTVEALDFHEKIKVEGVLVAELSQALPSQQPILNDYF; this is translated from the coding sequence ATGACGAATGTTATAAAAGAATTGGGGAACCAAGCACTAGAAGAAATGTACACTTTAGCAACCTATGCTTTTAATTCACAAGATACAGACGAACGACGTGAACGATTTAAAATGATTGTTGAGAATTCATGGAACTACGGCTTTTTAGATCCAGAGGGCCATTTGACAAGTCAAGTAATGGCCACACCTTTTTCAGTGAATTTCTATGGAAAAAACTACTTGATGGCTGGAATCGGCTACGTTGCTTCCTATCCTGAAGCACGAGGACAGGGCGGTATCAATCGTATCATGGAAAAAATCCTTGAAGACTGTCGAGAAAGAAATGTCACGCTGTCTTATCTAGCACCATTTTCTTATCCTTTTTATCGTCGCTATGGGTATGAACAATTATTTGACCGGATCAGCTATGAACTGGCGAGTCGTGATTTCCCAGCAGTAAAGAAAACGACAGGCTTTATGAAACGGACAACCTTTGAGGAATCGGTGGATGCCATACGATCCATTTATACAAGTATGCCGGAGAGTAGCCGAGGCGGTTTGGTACGAGAAGAATGGTGGTATTCTTACAAGTTCAAGCAACGAAAAGAGAATCATTATGCACTGTATTACGACCGTGAGGGAAATGCTACAGGATATGTCGTTTATAAATTAGCCGCCCCTACTTTTGTAGTCGTCGAAATGGGTTATCTAAATCATGAAGCATTGAAAGGCTTGATGCGTTTTATTGGTTCACATAGTGGCGCATTTGATTCGTTTGAGTATACATGTGGTTTTTCTGGCTATAGCAAAAATTATTTATTGGATAATCCATATGCTAAAACCACGATCACACCTTATATGATGGGGAGAATCGTAGATATTGAGAAATTTATGCAGACTTATCCATTCCAACATGCAATCAATTTTTCTATTCAAGTGACGGAAGATCCGTATGCAAAATGGAACGAAGGATTTTTTGATATTTCTTATGTCGATGGAGTACTTGAGGTGAAGAAAGTCCAACAGACAGAATTACCTGTGGTCAGTGGAACGATTCAAAGTATGACACAATTATTGTTAGGATATCAAACAGTTGAAGCGCTTGATTTCCATGAAAAAATCAAAGTAGAAGGCGTATTGGTGGCTGAACTTAGTCAAGCACTGCCTAGCCAACAACCAATTCTCAATGATTATTTCTGA
- a CDS encoding zinc ribbon domain-containing protein, which translates to MEEMTYCQSCGMPLDSVEVLGTNKNNSKSEEYCIYCYKDGAFLTDCTMDEMIEESVKHMSESGMLKEQGKTKEEAREFMHHFFPDLKRWKHQ; encoded by the coding sequence ATGGAAGAAATGACATATTGTCAAAGTTGTGGGATGCCACTTGATTCAGTTGAGGTTTTAGGGACAAATAAAAACAATAGCAAGAGTGAAGAATATTGCATTTACTGCTACAAAGATGGCGCATTTTTAACTGATTGTACAATGGATGAAATGATTGAAGAGAGTGTCAAGCACATGAGTGAATCAGGCATGCTGAAAGAACAAGGCAAGACAAAGGAAGAAGCGCGTGAATTCATGCATCACTTTTTCCCAGATTTAAAAAGGTGGAAACATCAATAA
- a CDS encoding aminopeptidase — MLADFNVNLKKYARLIAETGVNVSKGHTVVLQINVEQAELARLITKEAYQLGADEVIVQWTDDIIQKEFLTHAADDRITTVPQYKIDQADDWIEKGASRISVVSSDPDAFAGVDNDRVATYQSAVGKALMNLRKATQSNKVSWTVVAAAGKQWAAKVFPDLPEEEQVDALWDEIFKTTRIYESDPVIAWKNHDEKLATKAEELNKEQFTALHYTAPGTDIVIGLPKNHLWEGAGSYNARDEKFMANMPTEEVFTAPDSHRVDGYISSTKPLSYAGTTITGMKFTFKDGKVVDFSAEQGQEVLAKLLDTDEGARRLGEVALVPDPSPISQSGIIFYNTLFDENASNHLALGSAYAFSVQGGTEMTDEELAAAGLNRSQTHVDFMVGSDKMDIDGIREDGSRVPIFRNGDWA, encoded by the coding sequence ATGTTAGCTGATTTTAATGTTAATTTAAAAAAATACGCCCGTTTAATTGCAGAAACAGGGGTCAATGTATCGAAAGGGCACACAGTAGTCTTACAAATCAATGTAGAGCAAGCGGAATTAGCCCGATTGATCACGAAAGAGGCTTATCAATTAGGCGCAGATGAGGTGATCGTTCAATGGACAGACGATATCATTCAAAAAGAATTCTTGACTCACGCAGCAGATGATCGAATCACTACAGTTCCACAATATAAAATCGATCAAGCAGATGATTGGATTGAAAAAGGTGCGAGCAGAATCAGCGTTGTTTCTTCTGATCCAGACGCATTCGCAGGAGTCGACAATGATCGTGTAGCCACTTATCAATCAGCAGTTGGAAAAGCATTGATGAATCTAAGAAAAGCGACACAATCAAACAAAGTAAGTTGGACAGTTGTCGCAGCTGCTGGGAAACAGTGGGCAGCAAAAGTATTCCCTGATCTACCAGAGGAAGAACAAGTCGACGCATTGTGGGATGAGATTTTCAAAACGACACGCATTTATGAATCTGATCCTGTAATTGCTTGGAAAAATCACGATGAAAAATTAGCGACAAAAGCAGAAGAATTGAACAAGGAACAATTTACAGCTTTACATTATACTGCCCCAGGGACAGATATCGTAATTGGCTTGCCGAAAAATCACTTGTGGGAAGGCGCTGGAAGCTATAATGCTCGTGATGAAAAATTCATGGCAAACATGCCAACAGAAGAAGTCTTCACAGCACCTGATAGTCATCGCGTTGATGGATATATCTCAAGTACGAAACCTTTAAGTTATGCAGGAACGACCATTACTGGAATGAAATTTACTTTTAAAGACGGCAAAGTCGTTGATTTTTCAGCGGAACAAGGACAAGAAGTCTTAGCAAAACTACTAGATACCGATGAAGGTGCACGTCGTTTAGGCGAAGTTGCTCTAGTTCCTGATCCTTCACCGATTTCACAATCTGGTATCATCTTCTATAACACATTATTCGACGAAAATGCTTCAAACCATTTAGCACTTGGTTCAGCCTATGCGTTTAGTGTGCAAGGTGGAACAGAAATGACCGATGAAGAATTGGCAGCTGCAGGCTTGAATCGAAGCCAGACGCACGTGGACTTCATGGTTGGTTCAGATAAAATGGATATTGATGGCATCCGCGAAGATGGCTCACGCGTACCGATCTTCAGAAATGGCGACTGGGCGTAA
- a CDS encoding TetR/AcrR family transcriptional regulator: MARKKTITKEQILAAAYEVAANEGFSKFTARNIANKMNCSTQPIYLEFKNMDDLKHALFEQIYDYLKYEVFPVEHTGNTIVDLALNYIHFANREKKLYSSLYLEEYGGGREMQNFSYNYFMDVVKEDPKYMDLSDDKLVSLHNGTWIIATGIAALMSSNIIHPTDTQIEKMIQDSINAILSLKDPIEVD, encoded by the coding sequence ATGGCAAGAAAAAAAACGATAACAAAGGAGCAGATTTTGGCAGCCGCCTATGAAGTTGCTGCCAATGAAGGATTTTCAAAATTCACTGCGAGAAACATTGCAAATAAAATGAACTGTTCTACTCAACCAATCTATTTAGAGTTTAAAAATATGGATGATTTGAAACACGCGCTATTTGAGCAAATCTACGATTATCTAAAATACGAAGTCTTTCCTGTAGAACATACCGGCAATACGATTGTCGATCTAGCGTTGAATTACATCCATTTCGCAAATCGTGAAAAGAAATTATATAGCTCACTTTACTTGGAAGAGTATGGCGGCGGAAGAGAGATGCAAAATTTCTCCTATAATTACTTTATGGACGTAGTGAAAGAAGATCCAAAATACATGGACTTGTCAGATGATAAACTAGTCTCGCTTCACAATGGGACTTGGATCATTGCAACAGGTATCGCAGCTTTGATGTCATCGAATATCATCCATCCGACGGATACACAAATCGAAAAGATGATCCAAGACAGCATCAATGCCATTTTAAGCTTAAAAGATCCGATTGAAGTAGACTGA
- a CDS encoding flavodoxin produces the protein MALAKIVYASMTGNTEEIADIVAEALENMDIDVEINECTQVDAEDFQEADICVVATYTYDDGDLPDEIVDFYEDLQELELPGKIYGVCGSGDTFYDEFCKSVDDFDAAFAKTGAVKGAESVKVDLNAEEEDIENLEAFAKSLVSMLS, from the coding sequence ATGGCTTTAGCAAAAATCGTTTATGCAAGTATGACTGGTAACACGGAAGAAATCGCCGATATTGTTGCAGAGGCTCTGGAAAATATGGATATCGATGTTGAAATCAATGAATGCACACAAGTAGATGCAGAAGACTTTCAAGAAGCAGATATTTGCGTAGTTGCTACTTATACATACGATGACGGTGATCTACCGGACGAAATCGTTGATTTCTATGAGGACTTACAAGAACTTGAATTACCTGGAAAAATCTACGGAGTGTGTGGATCTGGAGATACTTTCTATGATGAGTTTTGTAAGTCAGTGGACGATTTTGATGCTGCCTTTGCAAAAACTGGTGCTGTTAAAGGTGCCGAAAGTGTGAAAGTTGATTTAAACGCTGAGGAAGAAGATATTGAAAATCTTGAAGCGTTCGCAAAATCTCTTGTATCCATGTTATCTTAA
- the map gene encoding type I methionyl aminopeptidase, with translation MITLKSAREIEAMAESGALLADVHKNLRDFIKPGVTSWDIEVFVRNYIESHGGVAAQIGFEGYEYATCISINDEICHGFPRKKPLKSGDLVKVDMCIDLKGGISDSCWAYVVGESTPEIDRLMEVTKKALYIGIEQAQVGNRIGDIGHAIQTYVEGENLGIVRDFVGHGVGPTIHEEPTIPHYGEPGKGLRLKEGMVITIEPMVNTGTWKMKMDPNGWTAYTRDGGLSCQYEHTLAITKDGPKILTSQGEEGTY, from the coding sequence ATGATAACATTAAAATCAGCACGTGAGATCGAAGCAATGGCAGAGTCTGGTGCATTATTAGCAGATGTCCATAAAAATCTGCGAGACTTCATTAAACCAGGAGTAACTAGTTGGGATATCGAAGTATTTGTGCGTAATTATATTGAAAGTCATGGCGGAGTCGCTGCCCAAATTGGATTTGAAGGATACGAATATGCGACATGTATCAGCATCAATGATGAGATCTGTCATGGGTTTCCCCGAAAAAAACCACTTAAAAGTGGTGACTTAGTGAAAGTAGATATGTGTATCGACTTAAAAGGCGGAATCTCTGATTCTTGTTGGGCATATGTGGTCGGTGAATCCACACCTGAAATTGATCGATTGATGGAAGTGACAAAAAAAGCACTATATATCGGCATTGAGCAAGCACAAGTTGGTAATCGTATTGGGGATATTGGTCATGCAATCCAAACGTACGTCGAAGGAGAAAATCTAGGAATCGTACGAGACTTTGTTGGACATGGGGTAGGACCAACGATCCATGAAGAACCAACTATTCCTCACTATGGTGAACCTGGCAAAGGGCTAAGATTAAAAGAAGGTATGGTCATTACGATCGAGCCAATGGTCAATACAGGAACATGGAAAATGAAAATGGACCCAAATGGTTGGACAGCGTATACCAGAGATGGTGGGTTATCTTGCCAATATGAACACACATTGGCTATCACTAAAGATGGTCCAAAAATCTTGACTTCTCAAGGTGAGGAAGGAACTTATTAA